One stretch of Chryseobacterium indologenes DNA includes these proteins:
- a CDS encoding single-stranded DNA-binding protein, whose amino-acid sequence MNIIGRLTRDAEVRNLPNEKQVVNFSIATNDNYRNKQGERIEQTTYFECAYWISPKVADFLTKGTLVELSGRAYTSAWLGKDGEPHAGLNFHTSQIKVHSSSKRTENKFTESNKKVKKETSNSNSNSNSNSNDSENDDNLPF is encoded by the coding sequence ATGAACATTATCGGAAGACTGACCAGGGATGCGGAAGTGCGCAACTTGCCAAATGAAAAACAGGTAGTTAATTTTTCAATTGCTACGAATGACAATTATCGCAACAAACAGGGCGAACGAATCGAACAGACCACCTATTTTGAATGCGCCTATTGGATCTCTCCAAAAGTTGCAGACTTTTTAACAAAAGGGACTTTGGTTGAATTAAGCGGAAGAGCCTACACCTCTGCATGGTTAGGAAAAGACGGAGAACCCCATGCAGGTCTGAATTTCCACACCTCGCAGATCAAAGTTCACAGCAGTAGTAAACGAACTGAAAATAAGTTTACTGAATCGAATAAAAAAGTTAAGAAGGAAACTTCTAATTCTAATTCTAATTCTAATTCTAATTCTAACGACAGTGAAAACGATGATAACCTACCATTTTAA
- a CDS encoding DNA-processing protein DprA: protein MQTSAFNEYYDKLTTVEKKNSPKELFYQGDFSLLENGRRVAVVGSRKVSELGVRRARKIAKLLVQNDITVVSGLAEGVDSIAHKTAIEFHGHTIGVIGTPLNKYFPAENKDLQDFIAENHLLISQFPENYPVTPKSFPIRNRTMALISDATIIIEASEKSGTKHQGWEALRLGRQLLIMENVLNDKVSWAEEMLSYGAQVLTNDNFEFLIESIPFLTTKKEYAF from the coding sequence ATGCAGACCAGTGCTTTTAACGAATACTACGATAAGCTTACTACCGTTGAGAAGAAAAATAGTCCCAAAGAGTTATTTTACCAGGGGGACTTTTCGTTATTGGAAAATGGAAGAAGGGTAGCGGTCGTTGGTTCTAGGAAGGTTTCTGAACTGGGTGTAAGAAGAGCAAGAAAGATAGCGAAGCTCTTGGTTCAAAATGACATTACTGTGGTCAGCGGCTTAGCAGAAGGTGTTGACTCGATCGCACACAAAACTGCCATTGAATTTCATGGTCATACCATCGGTGTTATCGGAACACCGCTTAATAAATATTTCCCTGCTGAAAATAAAGACCTTCAGGATTTTATTGCTGAAAATCACCTGCTGATCTCGCAGTTCCCGGAAAACTATCCCGTAACTCCAAAAAGTTTCCCTATTAGAAACCGTACAATGGCATTGATCAGTGACGCAACGATCATCATTGAGGCGAGTGAGAAAAGTGGTACAAAACATCAGGGATGGGAAGCTCTTCGATTAGGAAGACAGCTTCTTATTATGGAAAATGTTCTCAATGATAAAGTTTCATGGGCAGAAGAAATGCTAAGTTACGGTGCGCAGGTACTGACCAATGACAACTTTGAATTTTTAATTGAGAGTATTCCTTTTTTAACCACAAAAAAAGAATATGCCTTTTGA
- a CDS encoding phosphoribosyltransferase yields MPFEFLTFLAYSPRGKSEIEIASRTVAGSCKNGDVSFSMRLSQRIKEADLSEYFANSALVPVPRSTPLVDGAVFPSQIICETLVRNGLGESVAICVDRAYAIPKSSGQFHADTRNTIQTHQDSLVIKPKLITEPTIIVVDDILTLGRTSMATALELQKVYPDKEIKIFCAVRTRSWKNLENIIDISKGHMSLAANGGVQLPD; encoded by the coding sequence ATGCCTTTTGAGTTTCTTACCTTTTTGGCCTATTCTCCAAGAGGTAAGTCAGAAATAGAAATTGCCTCACGCACTGTTGCCGGTTCTTGTAAAAATGGAGATGTGAGTTTCAGTATGCGATTGAGCCAGAGAATAAAAGAGGCAGATTTATCCGAATATTTTGCGAACTCTGCCTTAGTTCCTGTTCCCAGGAGTACACCTCTTGTGGATGGTGCTGTTTTTCCTTCACAAATCATTTGTGAAACACTTGTAAGAAATGGATTAGGTGAAAGTGTCGCTATTTGTGTTGACCGTGCCTATGCCATTCCTAAATCGAGTGGTCAGTTTCACGCCGATACGAGAAATACAATCCAAACACATCAAGATAGTTTAGTCATCAAGCCAAAGCTTATCACGGAACCAACTATTATTGTGGTTGATGATATTCTGACATTAGGCCGAACCTCAATGGCTACTGCATTAGAGCTACAAAAAGTTTATCCTGATAAAGAAATAAAAATATTTTGTGCAGTAAGAACAAGGAGCTGGAAGAACTTAGAAAACATTATAGATATTAGCAAAGGTCATATGAGCCTTGCAGCCAATGGCGGTGTACAGTTACCAGATTAA
- a CDS encoding DUF932 domain-containing protein gives MAHQLNFNNRTGKYSFFSVKEKAWHNLGQIVQEYPTSEESIKFAGLDYEVEKSPLFTKGAGIIENTNGIEMIDSELEVPNYFANIRTDNNTVLGVVGKDYQIVQNREAFSFFDSIVGGGDGILYETAGALGNGERIFITAKLPDYIRVGNGDDITEKYIFLTTSHDGSGSITAAFTPVRIVCQNTLNASLKNMSNVVRIRHTAGAKQRLDDAHKVMGLANKLSNELESTFNHWAKIKVGDDEMKKLIQLALCPNKETLEHLQRGNFDDLSTVFKNTVDDAFAYAMISESQQMETTKGTLFGAYNAVTGYFQNVRNYKDNEAKLQSIVLGGTAQLRSQKAFDLCESFALSGAETLIMN, from the coding sequence ATGGCACATCAATTAAATTTCAACAACAGAACAGGAAAATATTCATTTTTCAGCGTAAAGGAAAAAGCATGGCACAACTTGGGGCAGATCGTACAGGAATACCCGACAAGTGAAGAATCCATCAAATTTGCAGGACTTGACTACGAGGTTGAAAAGTCTCCCCTCTTTACAAAAGGTGCAGGCATTATCGAAAATACCAACGGAATAGAAATGATCGATTCAGAATTGGAAGTTCCCAACTACTTTGCCAATATCCGCACCGATAATAACACCGTTTTAGGCGTGGTCGGAAAAGATTACCAGATCGTACAAAACCGTGAAGCCTTTTCATTTTTTGATTCTATTGTAGGCGGTGGAGATGGAATTTTATACGAGACTGCAGGAGCTTTGGGAAATGGAGAGCGAATTTTTATCACGGCTAAATTACCTGATTATATCCGTGTTGGAAATGGTGATGATATTACGGAAAAATATATTTTCCTGACCACCTCCCACGATGGGAGCGGAAGCATCACCGCCGCATTTACCCCCGTTCGCATTGTTTGTCAAAATACTTTAAACGCTTCACTAAAAAATATGAGCAATGTGGTACGGATCAGACATACTGCAGGAGCAAAACAGCGTTTGGACGATGCCCACAAGGTCATGGGACTAGCGAATAAACTAAGTAATGAATTGGAAAGCACGTTTAATCATTGGGCAAAAATAAAGGTCGGTGATGATGAAATGAAAAAGCTGATCCAATTGGCACTCTGCCCCAATAAAGAAACCTTAGAGCATTTACAAAGAGGGAATTTTGATGATCTGTCAACTGTTTTTAAAAATACAGTTGATGATGCTTTTGCTTATGCGATGATCAGCGAAAGCCAACAAATGGAAACAACGAAGGGAACTTTGTTCGGAGCATATAATGCTGTCACAGGTTATTTTCAGAATGTCAGAAATTACAAAGATAACGAAGCCAAACTGCAATCCATTGTCTTGGGAGGGACAGCACAGTTAAGG
- a CDS encoding ATP-binding protein yields the protein MKQNKTQITSKSIIQSGLPSDFKKSISEYIWNGFDAGATEININFSSNEIGTMQDFSISDNGQGIPFNTLGETFGYFLDSNKTRSFDHNRFVKGRKGKGRFSFQQFSTSAQWNTTFYDPNSEKLLDYTIAIVSSNLDDYKTSEQKISVKKHSGTVVRFDSFTTLTGDLLESDDFIKFLEVEFGWFLYLNKNKDYQIRVNNKLVDYNNIIEKNIEDQIIIEDEVFDVSFILWNNKINEKYYYYFLDRSLYEKGREHTKFNNKTEDFCHSVYVVSKFFDKFSKTENEGTSLGFETNQSDPTYKRLMQLLKKMVSDEEKNFIRNKKAEKLIDDYKKKKIFPPFKNNEYDRLREKDLQTVVKELYCVNPKIFQNLKIPQSKTLVGFLNLLLDSEQRENILSILENIIEMTDDERSELEKVLSKTKLSNLTALVNLLGARKNTINVIQRLVFDLEKFTTERDHIQVLVENNYWLFGEQYHLISSDENFEKSLNNYMVFLEEEERLKLEKDESASKKREERKKEIIESKEKLKRPDIFICRKNGSPEFVDEEENIIVELKRPTVVIGQKQYSQIENYIRFIISEPRFNSGMRKWKLVLIGKAVDEYIKDQYESHKNKGKRFLVQSVRNYEIYAYTWDDIVKTFEHRHNFLLEQIGYKDDFEQESDTIKNNPDELLKKVI from the coding sequence ATGAAACAAAATAAAACTCAAATAACCTCTAAAAGTATTATTCAAAGTGGCTTACCAAGCGATTTCAAAAAATCTATTTCTGAATATATCTGGAATGGTTTTGATGCTGGTGCAACGGAAATTAATATTAATTTCAGCAGTAATGAAATTGGTACCATGCAGGACTTTTCTATTAGTGATAATGGACAGGGCATCCCATTTAACACTTTAGGCGAAACTTTTGGCTACTTTCTGGATTCAAATAAGACAAGATCTTTTGATCATAATAGATTTGTCAAAGGAAGAAAAGGAAAAGGTCGATTTTCATTTCAGCAATTTTCTACAAGCGCTCAATGGAATACAACATTCTACGACCCAAACTCAGAAAAACTTTTGGATTACACCATTGCAATCGTTAGTTCAAACTTAGATGACTATAAAACTTCTGAACAAAAAATATCCGTAAAAAAACATTCCGGAACTGTTGTGAGATTTGATTCATTCACCACATTAACAGGTGATTTACTAGAGTCTGATGATTTCATTAAATTTTTAGAAGTAGAATTCGGATGGTTTCTATACCTTAATAAAAACAAGGACTACCAAATAAGAGTTAACAACAAATTAGTTGACTACAACAATATCATTGAAAAAAACATTGAGGATCAAATTATCATTGAAGATGAAGTTTTTGATGTATCTTTCATCTTATGGAATAATAAGATTAATGAAAAATACTACTATTATTTTCTTGATCGTAGCTTGTATGAAAAAGGTAGAGAGCACACAAAATTCAATAATAAAACCGAAGACTTCTGTCACTCGGTATATGTAGTTTCTAAATTCTTTGATAAATTCAGCAAAACGGAAAATGAAGGCACATCGCTAGGTTTTGAAACAAATCAAAGTGATCCGACATACAAGCGTCTGATGCAGCTTTTAAAAAAAATGGTTTCTGATGAGGAGAAAAATTTTATAAGAAACAAAAAAGCAGAAAAACTAATTGATGATTACAAAAAGAAAAAAATATTTCCACCATTTAAAAACAATGAGTACGATCGCTTGAGAGAAAAAGATCTCCAGACGGTTGTTAAAGAACTATATTGCGTTAATCCCAAAATATTTCAAAATTTAAAAATCCCGCAAAGTAAAACTTTGGTCGGATTTTTAAACCTTTTGCTGGACTCTGAGCAAAGAGAAAACATTCTGTCAATTCTTGAGAATATAATTGAGATGACAGATGATGAAAGAAGTGAGTTAGAAAAAGTGCTTAGCAAAACCAAGCTAAGCAACTTAACAGCCTTGGTGAACCTTCTTGGAGCAAGAAAAAACACAATAAATGTTATCCAAAGATTAGTTTTCGATCTGGAAAAATTTACCACAGAAAGGGATCATATTCAGGTGCTGGTTGAAAATAATTACTGGTTATTTGGTGAACAGTATCATCTCATTTCTTCAGATGAAAATTTTGAGAAGTCACTTAATAATTACATGGTTTTTCTTGAGGAAGAAGAGCGATTAAAACTTGAGAAAGATGAATCTGCTTCGAAAAAAAGGGAAGAGCGTAAAAAAGAGATAATTGAATCAAAAGAGAAACTTAAAAGACCTGATATTTTTATATGCAGAAAAAATGGTTCACCAGAGTTCGTAGATGAGGAAGAAAATATTATCGTAGAACTAAAAAGACCTACAGTAGTGATTGGTCAGAAGCAATACAGCCAAATTGAAAATTATATCCGTTTTATCATTTCTGAGCCTCGATTTAACAGTGGTATGAGAAAATGGAAGCTAGTGCTTATCGGGAAAGCAGTTGATGAGTATATTAAGGATCAGTATGAGTCCCATAAGAATAAAGGTAAGCGTTTTCTGGTGCAGTCAGTGAGAAACTATGAGATTTATGCTTATACCTGGGATGATATTGTAAAAACATTTGAGCACAGACATAACTTTCTATTAGAACAGATAGGATACAAAGACGATTTTGAACAAGAATCTGATACTATCAAAAACAACCCGGATGAACTATTAAAAAAAGTCATTTAA